The Cydia amplana chromosome 21, ilCydAmpl1.1, whole genome shotgun sequence genome includes a window with the following:
- the LOC134657904 gene encoding plasminogen receptor (KT), whose product MGNYFTVNIEENYKKNQDFIQTINKIKMERQIQLQYQLQERQMALQIAKNRDTCLWMTTFYITAASGLFTGFRRTKRPYLLMPLIPLTFVTLYYWDLAYGNKVHRIRMEAEHIMTHEAESLEWPCGLPSPSSIDIGREDEEEKKRIHPPLL is encoded by the exons ATGGGGAATTATTTCACAGTAAACATtgaagaaaattataaaaagaaTCAAGATTTTATTCAgacaattaataaaattaag ATGGAAAGACAGATTCAGTTGCAATATCAACTGCAAGAGCGACAAATGGCATTGCAAATTGCTAAAAATAGGGATACCTGTCTTTGGATGACAACTTTTTACATTACCGCAGCCTCTGGCTTATTCACAGg TTTCAGGAGGACAAAGAGGCCCTACCTTCTGATGCCTCTAATACCCTTAACATTTGTGACCCTTTATTATTGGGACCTTGCCTATGGAAACAAAGTCCATAGGATTAGAA TGGAAGCTGAACACATCATGACCCATGAAGCAGAGTCCCTGGAGTGGCCGTGCGGTCTTCCATCTCCGTCTTCCATCGACATCGGACGCGAGGACGAGGAAGAGAAAAAACGAATCCATCCACCACTTCTGTAA
- the LOC134658102 gene encoding flap endonuclease 1, which translates to MGIQGLTKLIADIAPQAVKEMEIKNYFGRKIAIDASMSLYQFLIAVRSEGAQLTSVDGETTSHLMGTFYRTIRLVENGIKPVYVFDGKPPELKSHQLNKRAERREEAEKELQKATEAGDQASIEKFNRRLVKVTKQHGEEARSLLRLMGIPVVEAPCEAEAQCAALVKAGKVFATATEDMDALTFGANVLLRHLTFSEARKMPVQEIHLDRVLDGLELKHNEFIDLCILLGCDYCGSIRGVGPKRAIELIRQHRTLDEVLKNIDTSKYPPPENWDFADARRLFLEPEIKDPKDIEIKWTDPDEEGLVKFLCGDKQFNEERVRNGAKKLMKARSTTTQGRLDGFFKVSTTPNPKRKAEEEKKNAANKKAKTGGRGRKPK; encoded by the exons ATGGGTATTCAGGGCTTAACAAAACTTATAGCAGATATCGCTCCGCAGGCCGTAAAGGAAATGGAGATCAAAAACTACTTCG GACGCAAAATCGCTATCGACGCTTCTATGAGTCTTTATCAGTTTCTAATAGCAGTAAGAAGCGAAG GGGCTCAACTGACGTCAGTCGACGGAGAAACAACATCCCACCTGATGGGTACATTCTACCGTACCATCCGGTTGGTAGAAAATGGAATCAAACCAGTATATGTGTTTGACGGAAAGCCGCCGGAATTGAAGTCTCACCAGCTGAACAAGCGGGCTGAGCGCCGCGAGGAGGCTGAGAAAGAGCTGCAGAAGGCTACAGAAGCAG GTGACCAAGCATCCATTGAGAAGTTCAACCGTCGGCTGGTAAAGGTGACCAAGCAGCACGGAGAAGAGGCTCGCTCTCTCCTGAGGCTCATGGGCATCCCGGTGGTTGAGGCTCCATGTGAGGCGGAGGCCCAGTGTGCGGCACTT GTAAAAGCTGGCAAAGTGTTCGCAACAGCGACAGAAGATATGGACGCTCTCACGTTCGGTGCCAATGTGTTGCTCCGCCATCTTACCTTCTCCGAGGCTAGAAAGATGCCCGTCCAGGAGATACATCTAGACCGGGTCTTAGACGGGCTGGAGCTTAAACATAATGAG TTCATCGACCTCTGCATCTTGTTGGGTTGCGACTACTGCGGGTCCATCCGCGGCGTGGGGCCCAAGCGAGCCATCGAGCTGATCAGACAACACCGCACACTAGATGAG GTCTTGAAAAATATCGACACGTCCAAGTATCCTCCTCCAGAGAACTGGGACTTCGCTGACGCCAGAAGGCTGTTCCTGGAGCCCGAGATCAAGGACCCTAAGGATATTGAG ATAAAGTGGACGGACCCTGACGAGGAAGGGCTGGTGAAGTTCCTCTGCGGAGACAAGCAGTTCAACGAGGAACGAGTCAGGAACGGGGCCAAGAAACTGATGAAGGCACGCTCCACCACCACACAAGGCCGTCTCGATGGCTTCTTCAAG GTGTCGACAACACCGAACCCCAAACGTAAGGCTGAAGAGGAGAAAAAGAACGCGGCCAACAAGAAAGCGAAGACGGGAGGGAGAGGACGAAAGCCGAAATAG